The following are encoded in a window of Candidatus Sericytochromatia bacterium genomic DNA:
- a CDS encoding Stp1/IreP family PP2C-type Ser/Thr phosphatase → MLVDQLQPLDAGAMLADRYRVERFLEFKHGSNMYRAIDTVTNYVVIVKEQPDAMKAFTQLQGGEWAEQSAGNPYQGEFLILRSVSYPTVVKALDIFKNEGRAYLIIEQLEGRDLGYYMTQNQVTVQQSLEWMIQLCQSISQLHRRQILHLDLHPRCIVVAPDNQRVRLTGFHRAVVLPLAAEATIGATAGYSSPEQMGIYELPIDARSDIYSLGAIWFQLLTGTNPADLVEAEWGTLFPAVSESLVALHPQIARIVTKMLESDPERRYESINDLKNELLELINNPLRRTGHYSDVGMVREGNEDAVGLRDIEFVNLSRQRGLGLYVVADGMGGVNAGEVASSIAIEESLATLEQELPFSRLEHAIDPSEMIQAALTTAIKRANLRIYETGRGDERLSGMGTTLTIGVVFGQILYVGHVGDSRAYVINRWGIEKVSRDHSLVGRLVEIGQITEEEALVHPQRNLIYRALGTYPNVEVDTYQRSLKLGDWVLLCSDGLTGHLKDPELQSIVSEHSDPQLAAQHLVNLANLRGGEDNISVVLVNLAEYT, encoded by the coding sequence ATGCTTGTTGACCAACTCCAGCCGCTTGATGCGGGCGCGATGCTGGCGGATCGCTATCGGGTCGAACGTTTTCTGGAATTCAAGCACGGTTCGAACATGTACCGGGCGATCGACACGGTCACCAACTACGTGGTGATCGTGAAGGAACAGCCGGACGCGATGAAAGCCTTCACGCAACTACAGGGCGGAGAGTGGGCAGAGCAAAGTGCCGGGAATCCCTATCAGGGTGAGTTCCTGATTCTGCGCTCGGTCAGCTATCCCACGGTCGTGAAGGCTCTGGACATCTTCAAGAACGAGGGACGGGCCTACCTGATCATCGAGCAATTGGAAGGCCGGGATCTGGGCTACTACATGACCCAGAATCAGGTGACGGTGCAGCAATCGCTGGAATGGATGATTCAGCTCTGTCAATCGATCAGCCAGCTTCATCGAAGGCAGATACTCCACCTTGACCTTCACCCGCGCTGCATCGTCGTGGCGCCTGACAATCAGCGGGTGCGCCTGACGGGTTTCCACCGCGCCGTCGTCCTGCCCTTGGCCGCGGAGGCCACCATCGGGGCCACTGCGGGCTACTCGAGCCCTGAGCAGATGGGAATCTACGAACTGCCCATCGATGCTCGCTCGGATATCTACTCGCTGGGAGCCATCTGGTTTCAGTTGCTGACGGGTACCAATCCCGCCGACCTCGTGGAGGCCGAGTGGGGCACACTATTTCCGGCGGTGAGTGAGTCTTTGGTGGCGCTGCATCCACAGATCGCGCGGATTGTCACCAAGATGCTGGAGTCCGACCCCGAGCGTCGTTACGAATCCATCAACGATCTGAAAAACGAATTACTGGAACTGATCAACAACCCGTTGCGGCGAACCGGCCACTATTCCGATGTCGGCATGGTGCGCGAGGGCAACGAAGACGCCGTGGGACTGCGCGACATTGAATTCGTCAACCTTTCTCGCCAGCGCGGCCTGGGCCTCTATGTCGTGGCCGATGGCATGGGCGGCGTCAATGCCGGCGAGGTGGCGTCCTCGATCGCCATCGAAGAGTCCTTGGCGACGTTGGAGCAGGAACTGCCGTTTTCCCGTCTGGAACACGCGATCGATCCCAGTGAGATGATCCAAGCCGCCCTGACAACCGCCATCAAACGAGCCAATCTTCGCATTTACGAAACCGGTCGGGGAGATGAACGCCTTTCCGGCATGGGCACAACCCTGACGATTGGCGTCGTGTTCGGCCAGATCCTGTATGTGGGCCACGTGGGGGATAGCCGAGCCTATGTGATCAATCGCTGGGGCATCGAAAAAGTCAGCCGAGACCACTCGCTGGTCGGGCGCCTGGTCGAGATTGGTCAGATCACCGAGGAGGAAGCCCTCGTGCATCCTCAGCGCAACCTGATTTACCGGGCGCTGGGTACCTATCCGAACGTGGAAGTGGATACGTATCAACGATCCCTGAAACTGGGTGACTGGGTGCTGCTTTGCAGTGATGGGCTGACTGGACACCTCAAGGACCCGGAACTACAATCTATCGTTTCCGAACACAGCGATCCGCAACTGGCTGCTCAACATCTCGTGAATCTGGCGAATTTGCGCGGAGGGGAAGATAACATCTCCGTGGTGCTCGTCAATCTTGCCGAATACACCTGA
- a CDS encoding FHA domain-containing protein has protein sequence MIVCPNCHAENKDGVSYCDECGTKLEDAVKPAQVAAAEMSTGEMGPPAQLVITRGGTVGREFPLEQRGETHIGRWDPDGGAFPEVDLTQDDPEAKISRKHARIFFRGGAYHLEDVGSLNGTFVNRGSRLMPGSPQELRNGDELLLGKTFFRFQLT, from the coding sequence ATGATCGTCTGTCCCAACTGCCACGCTGAAAACAAAGACGGCGTCAGTTACTGCGACGAATGCGGCACAAAACTGGAAGATGCCGTGAAACCAGCCCAGGTGGCCGCTGCGGAGATGTCGACCGGAGAAATGGGCCCGCCCGCCCAGCTGGTGATCACGCGCGGCGGAACGGTGGGCCGGGAGTTCCCACTGGAACAACGGGGGGAAACCCACATTGGCCGTTGGGATCCGGATGGTGGCGCATTTCCGGAAGTGGACCTGACCCAAGATGATCCCGAAGCCAAGATTTCCCGCAAGCATGCGCGAATCTTCTTCCGAGGCGGCGCCTATCACCTCGAAGACGTGGGGTCTCTGAATGGCACCTTTGTGAATCGGGGTTCCCGCTTGATGCCCGGCTCGCCGCAAGAGCTCAGAAATGGGGACGAACTGCTGTTGGGCAAAACGTTCTTCCGCTTCCAGTTGACCTGA